GTGCGGCCTTGCAATTTCCCGATCATTTGTCGGGCGTCCGCAAGGCTGGACGGTTTGCCGAAGATCTCGTCGTCGAGGCAAACGAGCGTGTCCGCCCCGATCACCAGGGCGTCGGGAATTTTCTTTGCCACCGCGCGCGCCTTCCGGTACGCGTTGAGCTGGCACAATTCGCGGGCCGTCAGTTGTTCGTTGCGCGTTTCCGATGCGTCGCTGGGCACGACGCGGAACTTCAACCCCGTCTCGCGCAGCAGTTCCGCGCGGCGCGGCGAAACCGAGGCGAGAATGAGCGGAGGCAGATTCATCGTGTCAGTTCTTACGGGTGTCTTCGGCATGGTATCGCGCCATCAACATGGATTCGTGCAGTGCGCCACTGTAAAGACCGCCGACATCGCTTACGAAATTGCGCCTTGAAGGCCACTTTGGAAAGTTAGACGATCCGGAGCCTCTTTGCAATCGGAAGGCAGTTCATCGAACGACGTCTGCTATC
This DNA window, taken from Candidatus Angelobacter sp., encodes the following:
- a CDS encoding Maf family protein codes for the protein MNLPPLILASVSPRRAELLRETGLKFRVVPSDASETRNEQLTARELCQLNAYRKARAVAKKIPDALVIGADTLVCLDDEIFGKPSSLADARQMIGKLQGRTHRVATGVCLIHLRRFRQKIFTETTRVTFRQLDSKQIRYYLGAINSLDKAGAYAIQEKGDLLVERISGSYSNVVGLPIERLKAELAAW